GGGTGCCACCGCCGACGAAGACCGTCTCCACCCGGGGCGGCGGGCGGTCGCCGAGCACCCGGGCGGCCAAGGCCAACTCGGCCAGCACGGTGTCGGCGTAGCTCTCCCGGCTCGCCCCGCCCCCCAGCTCGGCGGCGGTGTACGTGTTGAAGTCGCAGTAACCACACCGACTGGCGCAGAACGGCACGTGCACGTACACCCCGAACCCACGCCTGCCGACGGCAGCGGTGGCGGAGGCGGGCAGCGAACCGTCGACCGGGACGGTCTCGCCTTCTGGAAGGACGCCGGGCATGGCCACTAGTGTGCCTGGATGACCTCCTCCGACGCGCTGGTGCGGGTGGCCACGGCCCACGGGGTGACCACACTCACCCTGGACAGCCCGGCCAACCGCAACGCGCTCTCCACCGGACTGATGACCGAACTGCTGGCCGGGCTGGCCGCCGCGGTCGCCGACGACACCGTCCGGGTGGTCGTGCTCGACCACACCGGCCCGGTCTTCTGCTCCGGGGCGGACCTGAAGGAGACCGCCGCGGCGTATGCCAGCGGGACGGTGCCCGCCGGCATGCTCGGTGACGTGCTCGCGGCCGTCTGGGCGTGCCCCAAGCCGGTGGTGGCCCGGGTCGCCGGACCGGCGCGGGCCGGCGGGCTGGGGCTGATCGCCGCGGCCGACCTGGCGATCTGCGCCGAGGAGGCCACGTTCGCCTTCACCGAGGTCCGGATCGGGGTGATCCCGGCGGTGATCTCGGCGACCGTCCTGCCCCGCCTGCACCCCCGGGCCGCCGCCGAGCTGTACCTGACCGGGGACACCTTCGACGGCCGGCGGGCCGCGCAGGTCGGCCTGGTCACCACCGCCGTGCCGGCCGCTGAACTGGACGCGGCGGTCACCCGGGCCTGCGCGTCGCTGGTCCGGGGCGCCCCGGGGGCGCTGGCCGGCGCCAAGGAGCTGCTGCGCCGCCCGGCCGTCACCGACCTGACGGCCGAGATCGCCGCGTTGGCGGCGCTCTCCACCGGGTACTTCCTGTCGGCCGAGGGACGGGAGGGGGTCCGGGCGTTCCG
Above is a window of Micromonospora yangpuensis DNA encoding:
- a CDS encoding enoyl-CoA hydratase-related protein, whose amino-acid sequence is MTSSDALVRVATAHGVTTLTLDSPANRNALSTGLMTELLAGLAAAVADDTVRVVVLDHTGPVFCSGADLKETAAAYASGTVPAGMLGDVLAAVWACPKPVVARVAGPARAGGLGLIAAADLAICAEEATFAFTEVRIGVIPAVISATVLPRLHPRAAAELYLTGDTFDGRRAAQVGLVTTAVPAAELDAAVTRACASLVRGAPGALAGAKELLRRPAVTDLTAEIAALAALSTGYFLSAEGREGVRAFREKRPASWVPVDDGSGPVA